From a region of the Burkholderia sp. PAMC 26561 genome:
- the rbsK gene encoding ribokinase, translating into MSRSVVILGIYVTDLTFRAARMPLLGETIAGTAFAMGPGGKGSNQAVAAARAGADVIFCTRLGADAFGEIARSTWAAEGITARATSTDGVATGAAHIFVDDVTGGNAIIVASGAAGHLCPEDVDAIEADIASAAVFVTQLEQPVAAAKRGLEIAHRHGVTTVFNPAPAFTLDDDIFPLCDYITPNETEATALTGVEIASVDDARKAADVLLGKGVKAVIVTLGEAGALLHTSKESVLVPAFNCGRVVETAGAGDGFTGGFAAALARGESALDAVRFGCALASLSVTRAGTAPSMPKLAEIHAVLGEPAQHS; encoded by the coding sequence ATGAGCCGCAGCGTCGTCATTCTCGGCATCTATGTGACGGACCTGACGTTTCGCGCCGCGCGCATGCCGCTCCTGGGCGAGACCATCGCCGGAACGGCATTCGCGATGGGGCCCGGCGGCAAGGGTTCCAATCAGGCGGTGGCGGCTGCACGCGCGGGCGCCGACGTGATCTTCTGCACCCGTCTCGGCGCGGATGCGTTCGGCGAAATCGCGCGCTCGACGTGGGCTGCGGAAGGCATCACGGCGCGCGCCACGTCGACGGATGGCGTGGCAACCGGCGCGGCGCATATCTTCGTGGATGACGTCACCGGCGGGAACGCTATCATCGTGGCGTCGGGCGCGGCTGGACATTTGTGCCCGGAAGACGTGGACGCTATCGAGGCCGATATTGCATCTGCCGCGGTCTTCGTCACGCAACTCGAACAACCTGTTGCGGCGGCGAAGCGCGGACTTGAAATCGCGCATCGTCATGGCGTGACGACCGTGTTCAATCCGGCGCCCGCGTTCACGCTCGATGACGACATCTTCCCGCTGTGCGACTACATCACGCCGAACGAAACCGAAGCGACAGCGCTGACCGGCGTTGAAATCGCCTCAGTCGACGATGCACGCAAAGCCGCCGACGTCCTGCTCGGCAAAGGCGTGAAAGCCGTGATCGTGACGTTGGGAGAAGCGGGCGCGTTGCTGCATACATCGAAGGAATCGGTGCTGGTGCCGGCGTTCAACTGCGGCCGTGTGGTCGAAACCGCGGGCGCTGGCGACGGCTTCACCGGCGGTTTTGCCGCGGCGCTCGCACGCGGCGAAAGCGCGCTCGACGCCGTACGTTTCGGCTGCGCGCTCGCAAGTCTGTCGGTCACGCGTGCGGGTACTGCACCGTCCATGCCGAAGCTCGCCGAGATCCACGCCGTACTCGGCGAACCAGCTCAACATTCCTGA
- a CDS encoding RbsD/FucU family protein: MLKNLDPLLNADILHALCAMGHGDEVVICDANFPADSVARQTVLGHVLRLDGVDAPRAIRAVLSVFTLDSFVDHPAERMEVVGDANALPAVQREAQTEVDAAEGKTTPFASIERFAFYERAKQAYCVIATGEGRGYGCFVFKKGVNLAPDAPSGNEK; the protein is encoded by the coding sequence ATGCTCAAGAACCTCGATCCGCTGCTGAACGCCGACATCCTGCACGCGCTGTGCGCCATGGGTCACGGCGATGAAGTCGTGATCTGCGATGCAAACTTCCCCGCCGATTCCGTCGCGCGCCAGACCGTCCTCGGCCACGTGCTGCGGCTCGATGGCGTGGATGCGCCGCGTGCGATCCGCGCGGTGCTGTCGGTGTTCACGCTGGATAGTTTTGTCGATCATCCGGCCGAGCGCATGGAAGTTGTCGGCGATGCAAACGCGCTCCCCGCCGTTCAACGCGAAGCACAGACTGAAGTCGATGCCGCCGAAGGAAAGACGACGCCGTTTGCTTCAATCGAACGGTTTGCGTTTTATGAGCGTGCGAAACAAGCGTATTGCGTGATCGCGACCGGCGAAGGGCGCGGTTATGGTTGCTTCGTCTTCAAGAAGGGCGTGAACCTTGCGCCCGATGCACCGTCGGGGAATGAGAAATGA
- a CDS encoding aldehyde dehydrogenase family protein: MSVADYFSSMDYGPAPEDDGAARAWLDQHTNGFGHFIDGAFREPLAGERFDSSEPATGRVLSSIAQGDQSDVDAAVDAAHRALPAWQALGGAGRARHLYALSRMVQRNARLFSVLESLDNGKPIRESRDIDIPLVARHFLHHAGWAQLQDREFADWAPLGVIGQIVPWNFPLLMLSWKIAPALALGNCVVLKPAEYTPLTALLFAELAARAGLPAGVLNVVTGDGRTGAALVDHPRIAKIAFTGSTEVGKQIRVATAGSGKSLTLELGGKSPFIVFDDADLDSAVEGVVDAIWFNQGQVCCAGSRLLVQEGVEKRFIDKLKRRMDTLRVGPSLDKGIDMGAIVDTVQLERIQSLVARGVAEGCVIHQPKALQMPEQGAFYPPTLVTNVAPASTLAQDEIFGPVLVTMSFRTPDEAVALANHSRYGLAASVWSETIGRALDIAPRLECGVVWINATNLFDAGVGFGGYRESGFGREGGREGIYEYLKPRAWSKLAVRSSASSAPAASTSVAESNVSALDRTAKMFVGGKQVRPDSGYTRLVFAPSGSIVGEVGEGSRKDVRNAVAAARGAAKWSQASTHNRAQVLYYLAENLSARAEEFARQLVARTGISPAQAEREVEASITRLFTYGAWADKFDGAVHSPPLKGVALAMHEPLGVIGVVCPDEAPLLGLVSLIAPALALGNRVVAVPSETCPLMATDFYQVVETSDVPAGALNIITGERKPLASTLAKHDDVDAVWSFGGADLSAMVERESIGNLKRTFVDHGRVFDWFDADVSEGLPFLRQAVQVKNIWIPYGD, from the coding sequence ATGAGCGTAGCCGACTATTTCTCCTCGATGGATTACGGACCTGCACCGGAAGACGACGGCGCCGCGCGCGCCTGGCTGGATCAACACACCAACGGTTTTGGTCATTTCATCGATGGCGCTTTTCGTGAGCCCTTGGCCGGCGAGCGGTTCGATTCTTCGGAGCCTGCTACCGGGCGGGTGCTTTCGAGCATTGCGCAAGGCGATCAGTCCGATGTGGACGCAGCAGTCGACGCCGCGCACCGGGCGTTGCCAGCGTGGCAAGCGCTTGGTGGCGCCGGCCGTGCGCGTCATTTGTATGCGCTGTCGCGAATGGTCCAGCGCAACGCGCGCCTTTTTTCCGTGCTCGAATCGCTCGATAACGGCAAGCCGATCCGCGAATCGCGCGACATCGACATACCGCTCGTAGCCCGCCATTTCCTGCATCACGCAGGCTGGGCGCAATTGCAGGATCGCGAGTTCGCCGACTGGGCGCCGCTGGGTGTGATCGGGCAGATCGTGCCGTGGAATTTCCCGCTGCTGATGCTCTCGTGGAAGATTGCACCGGCGCTCGCCCTCGGCAACTGCGTGGTGCTGAAGCCGGCCGAATACACGCCGCTGACCGCGTTGCTGTTCGCCGAACTGGCGGCGCGTGCGGGATTGCCTGCGGGCGTGCTGAACGTCGTCACCGGCGACGGACGAACCGGCGCCGCGCTGGTCGATCATCCGCGCATCGCGAAGATTGCCTTTACGGGTTCAACGGAAGTCGGCAAGCAGATTCGTGTGGCGACGGCAGGCTCGGGCAAGTCGTTGACGCTGGAACTGGGCGGCAAGTCGCCGTTCATCGTTTTCGATGACGCCGATCTCGACAGCGCAGTGGAAGGTGTCGTCGATGCAATCTGGTTCAACCAGGGACAAGTGTGCTGCGCGGGTTCGCGCTTGCTCGTGCAGGAAGGCGTGGAGAAGCGTTTTATCGACAAGCTGAAGCGGCGCATGGATACGCTGCGGGTCGGGCCGTCGCTCGACAAGGGCATCGACATGGGCGCGATCGTCGATACCGTGCAGCTCGAACGCATTCAGTCGCTCGTTGCGCGCGGCGTTGCAGAGGGCTGCGTGATTCATCAGCCCAAGGCGCTGCAGATGCCGGAGCAGGGCGCGTTTTATCCACCGACGCTGGTGACGAATGTCGCGCCCGCGTCCACGCTTGCGCAGGACGAGATCTTCGGGCCGGTGCTCGTGACCATGAGTTTCCGCACGCCCGATGAAGCCGTCGCGCTCGCGAACCATTCCCGCTATGGACTCGCTGCGAGTGTATGGAGCGAGACCATTGGCCGTGCGCTGGACATTGCGCCGCGCCTGGAATGCGGCGTGGTCTGGATCAACGCAACCAATCTATTCGATGCCGGCGTCGGCTTCGGCGGATATCGCGAATCGGGCTTCGGCCGCGAAGGCGGACGCGAGGGGATTTACGAGTACCTGAAGCCGCGTGCGTGGTCTAAGCTGGCCGTTCGTTCGTCGGCGTCCAGTGCGCCTGCAGCGTCCACTTCAGTGGCCGAATCCAATGTCAGCGCGCTGGATCGCACAGCGAAGATGTTCGTCGGCGGAAAGCAGGTTCGGCCGGACAGCGGTTACACGCGGCTCGTGTTTGCACCGTCGGGGAGCATCGTCGGCGAGGTGGGGGAAGGCAGCCGCAAGGACGTGCGCAACGCAGTTGCGGCAGCGCGCGGCGCCGCAAAATGGTCGCAGGCCAGCACGCATAATCGCGCGCAAGTGCTGTATTACCTCGCGGAAAATCTGTCGGCGCGTGCGGAGGAATTTGCACGGCAACTGGTTGCGCGAACCGGCATCTCTCCGGCCCAGGCCGAGCGCGAAGTCGAAGCATCGATCACGCGCTTGTTCACCTATGGCGCGTGGGCCGACAAGTTCGACGGCGCCGTGCATTCGCCGCCGCTCAAGGGCGTGGCGCTCGCCATGCACGAACCGCTCGGCGTGATCGGCGTGGTGTGTCCGGATGAAGCGCCGTTGCTGGGCCTCGTTTCGTTGATCGCACCGGCGCTCGCATTGGGCAATCGTGTGGTCGCGGTGCCGAGCGAAACCTGCCCGCTGATGGCCACGGACTTCTATCAGGTGGTCGAGACATCGGATGTGCCCGCTGGCGCGCTGAATATCATCACGGGCGAGCGCAAGCCGCTGGCGTCGACGCTTGCGAAACACGACGATGTCGATGCCGTCTGGTCCTTCGGCGGCGCGGATTTATCGGCGATGGTGGAGCGTGAATCCATCGGCAACCTGAAGCGCACGTTCGTGGATCACGGCCGCGTGTTCGACTGGTTCGATGCCGACGTTTCCGAAGGCTTGCCGTTCCTGAGACAAGCCGTGCAGGTGAAGAATATCTGGATTCCGTACGGGGATTGA
- the deoC gene encoding deoxyribose-phosphate aldolase, translating to MLDVASQSVVPLRGKPPAVHAERNPGVPLDLSWIDGLRVNQSAVGRRVGTLGTRRAVKKDAQAAWLLKAVTCIDLTTLNGDDTASRVERLCAKARRPVRDDLLESLGMPPGSIKTGAVCVYHRFVATAVAALAGSGIPVAAVSTGFPAGLIPHPLKLKEIEASVKDGAAEIDIVVTREHVLNGNWQALYDEMRDFRAACGPAHIKAILATGDIRTLSNIAKASMVCMMAGADFIKTSTGKEGVNATLDVSLVMVRMIREYLERTGVMIGFKPAGGVSTAKSVLEYQILMKEELGREWLEPELFRIGASSLLADIERQLEHHVTGRYSAFHRHPVA from the coding sequence ATGCTCGACGTCGCTTCTCAATCCGTTGTCCCCTTGCGCGGCAAACCGCCCGCCGTTCATGCCGAACGCAATCCCGGCGTGCCCCTGGATCTCTCGTGGATCGACGGCTTGCGCGTCAACCAGTCGGCCGTGGGCCGGCGAGTCGGCACGCTCGGCACGCGCCGCGCCGTAAAGAAGGACGCGCAGGCCGCGTGGCTTCTGAAAGCCGTCACCTGCATCGATCTGACCACGCTCAATGGCGACGATACCGCCTCGCGCGTCGAACGGCTGTGTGCGAAAGCGCGCCGTCCGGTTCGCGATGACCTGCTCGAATCGCTCGGCATGCCGCCCGGTTCCATCAAGACCGGCGCGGTCTGCGTGTACCACCGTTTCGTTGCGACCGCTGTCGCGGCGCTTGCCGGCAGCGGCATTCCGGTCGCGGCGGTATCCACAGGTTTTCCTGCCGGGCTGATCCCGCATCCGCTGAAGCTGAAGGAAATCGAGGCGTCTGTGAAAGACGGCGCGGCGGAGATCGATATTGTCGTCACGCGCGAACATGTGCTGAACGGCAACTGGCAAGCCCTTTACGACGAAATGCGCGACTTCCGCGCGGCTTGCGGCCCGGCGCATATCAAGGCGATTCTCGCGACGGGCGATATCCGCACGCTGTCGAATATCGCCAAGGCGTCGATGGTCTGCATGATGGCCGGCGCCGATTTCATCAAGACATCGACGGGCAAGGAAGGCGTGAACGCCACGCTCGACGTTTCGCTCGTGATGGTCCGCATGATCCGCGAATACCTCGAACGCACGGGCGTGATGATCGGCTTCAAGCCTGCGGGCGGCGTGTCGACGGCCAAGTCGGTGCTCGAATACCAGATCCTGATGAAAGAGGAACTCGGCCGCGAATGGCTCGAACCGGAGTTGTTTCGCATTGGCGCATCGAGTCTGCTCGCCGATATCGAACGGCAGCTCGAACATCACGTCACCGGTCGCTATTCCGCTTTTCATCGGCATCCTGTCGCCTGA
- a CDS encoding sensor histidine kinase: MDALPPEETIRSAVDRSVSRLRLQHELAVQFATSVLRVHNADALLDEACKAVSAGLHSRFVKVLRYQPESQTFVLEAGVGWDPADIGTTELGADDASPAGHAFTSGRPVLSNHLGAEHRFRTPELLTRHGIKRAINVPIRGIPETYGVLEADSSDDEDFSETDIVFLEGIANVISMSRERLMAESQTDANELFSTSVLNASVDCIQVLSVEGGIEFMNDNGLTALKIDDFAEIGGMHCIDLWPEDQRTKVLHALETAVNGDPTRFEGPCPTCAGDARWWDVSVAPIRDPDDQVKRVVLTMRDVTERHENEEKLAALVSSQEIQLGNSALMMKEVHHRVRNSLQLVQTLLALQANLAGDKSVAVHLQAAATRVRTVGSVHHRLYQDDGAEATDATSYLRGLTSDLADLAAGREVTLEGESIVLPAARLAPLGLVTAELVTNALKYGRGKVRVKLERANDALLLAVEDEGDGFPNDFPKPQGTGLGMRLVTTYAGKGIGSVTVDRDVPYSRIVVRFAPG; encoded by the coding sequence ATGGACGCATTGCCACCAGAAGAAACCATCCGCAGCGCCGTCGACCGGTCGGTAAGCCGCTTGCGCCTGCAGCACGAACTTGCCGTGCAGTTCGCGACATCCGTCCTGCGCGTGCACAACGCCGACGCGTTGCTCGATGAAGCGTGCAAGGCGGTATCGGCGGGATTGCATTCTCGCTTTGTCAAAGTGCTGCGCTATCAGCCGGAAAGCCAGACCTTCGTGCTGGAAGCAGGCGTGGGCTGGGACCCGGCGGATATCGGCACGACAGAACTCGGCGCCGACGACGCCAGCCCCGCAGGCCACGCGTTCACGAGCGGACGGCCGGTGTTGTCGAATCACCTCGGCGCCGAACACCGTTTTCGCACGCCCGAATTGCTGACGCGCCACGGCATCAAGCGCGCGATCAACGTGCCCATTCGCGGCATTCCGGAAACCTACGGCGTGCTGGAAGCCGACAGTTCCGACGACGAAGACTTCAGCGAAACCGATATCGTTTTCCTGGAAGGCATCGCGAACGTCATCTCGATGAGCCGCGAACGCCTCATGGCGGAATCGCAGACAGACGCCAACGAGCTCTTCTCCACCAGCGTACTGAACGCGAGCGTCGATTGCATTCAGGTGTTGTCGGTCGAGGGCGGGATCGAGTTCATGAACGACAACGGACTCACCGCGCTGAAAATCGATGACTTCGCTGAGATTGGCGGGATGCATTGCATCGACTTGTGGCCCGAGGATCAGCGGACCAAGGTCCTGCACGCGCTGGAGACGGCGGTGAATGGAGACCCCACGCGCTTCGAAGGCCCCTGTCCGACCTGCGCCGGCGATGCGCGCTGGTGGGATGTATCGGTGGCGCCGATTCGCGACCCCGACGACCAGGTCAAACGCGTCGTGCTCACCATGCGCGACGTGACCGAGCGGCACGAAAACGAGGAGAAGCTTGCCGCGCTGGTATCGAGCCAGGAAATCCAGTTGGGCAACTCCGCGCTGATGATGAAGGAAGTGCATCACCGCGTGCGCAACAGCCTGCAGCTCGTGCAGACGCTGCTCGCGTTGCAGGCGAATCTAGCCGGCGACAAATCCGTCGCCGTGCATTTGCAAGCCGCCGCCACGCGTGTGCGCACGGTCGGCTCCGTGCATCACCGGCTTTATCAGGACGACGGGGCCGAAGCCACGGACGCAACAAGTTACCTGCGCGGACTCACCTCGGACCTGGCTGACCTGGCTGCAGGGCGCGAGGTTACGCTGGAAGGCGAATCCATCGTGCTGCCGGCCGCACGGCTCGCCCCGCTTGGGCTTGTCACCGCAGAACTCGTAACCAATGCGCTCAAGTACGGCCGCGGCAAGGTGCGCGTCAAGCTGGAGCGCGCAAACGACGCGCTGCTGCTCGCGGTCGAAGACGAAGGCGACGGCTTTCCGAACGACTTTCCGAAACCGCAGGGCACGGGGCTTGGCATGCGGCTTGTGACGACATATGCCGGCAAGGGCATAGGCTCGGTGACGGTTGACCGGGACGTGCCTTATAGCCGGATCGTGGTGAGATTCGCGCCAGGCTGA
- a CDS encoding glycosyltransferase: MTEISTQESKPSGESRTKILMCPFTNYTNRYIEIQKSLFTEMGYDVMPLSVRGLLRGGFVQLFKPENVLVFHWLEYRPFKREKGRAQFSISGSLLFAFYCALITIARAKTVYFVHDHIVHDTTGFNRRLASRVMSFIRGLADFRVVHAPNFEDKYKATYLPHPLYWDSPGQPPTVPKKESGKPLFSLLGVIRPYKQIDAVLENWPSECNLQIAGLGTEAYLATLNEILDRRSLRGTVNLDAKFLSDAEFAQNVVNTDVIILPHAADSMLVSGAFFEAIGRVPLVISRSTPFMKWAAGKFDNVHLFDDISELPGIVRSISETWPAAASSSANSLATDEFGWRACRRRYEQFFESVVGRRKVVEEAVVE, encoded by the coding sequence ATGACAGAGATCAGCACCCAGGAAAGCAAGCCATCAGGTGAGTCGCGGACAAAGATTCTAATGTGTCCTTTCACGAATTACACCAACCGCTATATCGAGATTCAGAAAAGTCTATTCACCGAGATGGGTTACGACGTCATGCCCCTTTCCGTAAGGGGCTTGCTGCGGGGCGGATTCGTTCAGTTATTCAAACCCGAGAACGTCCTGGTGTTTCACTGGCTTGAGTATCGGCCGTTCAAGCGCGAGAAAGGCCGTGCTCAGTTCAGTATTTCAGGCAGCCTGCTTTTCGCTTTCTATTGCGCGCTGATCACAATTGCCAGAGCGAAGACGGTGTACTTCGTGCACGACCATATAGTCCACGATACAACCGGCTTCAACCGGCGCCTCGCCAGCCGTGTGATGTCGTTCATTCGCGGTCTCGCCGATTTCCGTGTGGTTCACGCGCCGAACTTCGAGGACAAATACAAGGCCACGTACTTGCCCCATCCTCTCTACTGGGATTCGCCGGGTCAGCCGCCTACCGTGCCGAAGAAGGAAAGCGGCAAACCCTTGTTCTCGCTGCTTGGCGTAATCCGCCCGTACAAACAGATCGACGCCGTGCTGGAGAACTGGCCAAGCGAATGCAATCTGCAGATCGCGGGTCTGGGCACCGAGGCGTATCTCGCGACGCTCAACGAGATCCTTGACCGGCGTTCGCTGCGCGGCACCGTGAATCTCGATGCCAAGTTCCTCTCGGACGCCGAGTTCGCGCAAAACGTGGTGAATACGGATGTGATCATCCTGCCGCACGCAGCCGACTCCATGCTGGTGAGCGGCGCGTTTTTCGAAGCGATCGGACGCGTGCCGCTAGTGATCTCGCGCTCGACGCCCTTCATGAAATGGGCAGCCGGCAAGTTCGACAACGTTCATCTCTTCGATGACATCAGCGAGCTTCCGGGCATCGTGCGCTCGATCAGCGAGACGTGGCCGGCAGCAGCATCGAGTTCGGCCAACTCCCTCGCCACCGATGAATTCGGCTGGCGCGCATGCCGCCGGCGCTATGAGCAGTTCTTCGAGTCGGTCGTGGGGCGGCGGAAGGTGGTTGAAGAGGCGGTGGTGGAGTAA
- a CDS encoding CaiB/BaiF CoA transferase family protein, whose translation MSGPLKGFRIVEMVGLGPCPFAAMMLADMGAEVIRIDRKPTDGPTPYPMQGTRFDVMARGRRSLALDLKEPEARDLALHLIDQADGLIEGFRPGVMERLGLGPDVCLARNPRLVYGRVTGWGQDGPLANAAGHDLNYIAMSGMLHEIGDGDAPPVPPLNLVGDFGGGGMMLAFGVVCALLEARGSGKGQVIDAAMVEGSALLGAMIYGYKAFGAWTGERGSAMLAGGAHFYNTYACADGKFVSVGSIEPQFYALLLKLCNIHDPAFDNHMDRSRWPELKTKISAIFATKPRQAWCDLMEGTDVCFAPVLDMDEAPSHAHNRARETFIEVDGVTQPAPAPRFSRTAPQVNAGPASAGQHSEEILRDWGVQAQTIDGLRRKNII comes from the coding sequence ATGAGCGGACCGCTGAAGGGATTTCGCATTGTCGAGATGGTCGGGCTCGGTCCGTGTCCGTTCGCCGCAATGATGCTCGCCGACATGGGCGCTGAAGTGATCCGCATCGACCGCAAGCCCACGGACGGTCCGACGCCCTATCCCATGCAAGGCACCCGTTTCGACGTGATGGCGCGCGGACGCCGTTCCCTCGCGCTGGACCTGAAAGAGCCGGAGGCGCGCGACCTGGCGCTGCATCTCATCGACCAGGCCGATGGGTTGATCGAAGGCTTTCGTCCCGGCGTGATGGAGCGGCTCGGACTTGGGCCGGACGTCTGTCTCGCGCGCAATCCCAGGCTTGTTTATGGCCGCGTGACCGGCTGGGGCCAGGACGGACCGCTTGCGAACGCCGCCGGGCACGACCTGAACTACATTGCGATGAGCGGCATGCTGCACGAGATCGGCGACGGCGACGCGCCTCCGGTGCCGCCGCTCAATCTCGTGGGCGACTTTGGCGGCGGCGGCATGATGCTCGCGTTCGGTGTCGTGTGCGCGCTGCTGGAAGCGCGCGGCTCGGGCAAGGGGCAGGTGATCGATGCCGCCATGGTCGAAGGTTCGGCGCTCCTCGGGGCGATGATCTACGGCTACAAGGCGTTTGGCGCGTGGACGGGAGAACGCGGCTCGGCCATGCTCGCCGGCGGCGCGCACTTCTACAACACGTATGCGTGTGCGGACGGGAAGTTTGTATCGGTGGGATCGATCGAGCCGCAGTTTTACGCGTTGCTACTCAAGCTGTGCAATATCCACGATCCCGCCTTCGACAACCACATGGACCGCAGCAGATGGCCGGAGCTGAAAACGAAGATCTCGGCCATCTTCGCAACGAAACCACGGCAAGCGTGGTGCGATCTGATGGAAGGGACCGATGTGTGTTTCGCGCCTGTCCTGGATATGGACGAAGCGCCGTCGCACGCGCATAACCGGGCGCGCGAGACATTCATAGAAGTCGATGGGGTGACGCAACCGGCACCGGCGCCGCGCTTCAGCCGGACCGCGCCGCAGGTGAACGCGGGGCCGGCGAGTGCCGGGCAGCACAGCGAAGAGATTCTTCGCGACTGGGGAGTGCAGGCGCAGACGATCGACGGGTTGCGGCGGAAGAACATCATCTAG
- a CDS encoding LysR substrate-binding domain-containing protein → MKYHQLRAFLTVAEQGSIRAAARSLHLSQAALTKALKELEQDLGVPLVLRTARGVQLTAFGQQLRIRGQMVTSEMRRAEDDIAHMKGELSGSVAAAITPSAALSILPKAFQAFREKMPDARVSFIEGFPGVALPRLRDGSLDFVVAVVNPERLGPEFDYIELYESPSVIVARQGHPLARCTTLAGLVDAEWLLNPSPESSTRELLDYFAGSGLPEPKRVIECPSFVIAHGLLRGSDTVAALPAPLLDHPWVGDGLAVLPISDLPPAIAIGLVTRRDSPLTPAASLLVECLLDVVASRRALI, encoded by the coding sequence ATGAAATACCATCAATTGCGAGCATTCCTGACGGTCGCGGAACAGGGCAGCATTCGGGCGGCGGCGCGCAGCCTGCATCTCTCGCAAGCTGCATTGACCAAGGCGCTGAAGGAACTGGAGCAGGACCTCGGCGTGCCGCTGGTCTTGCGCACGGCGCGTGGCGTGCAACTCACGGCGTTCGGGCAGCAATTGAGGATTCGTGGGCAGATGGTGACAAGCGAGATGCGCCGCGCTGAAGACGATATCGCGCACATGAAAGGCGAGCTGTCCGGAAGCGTTGCCGCGGCCATTACGCCGAGCGCGGCGTTATCGATTCTGCCGAAAGCGTTCCAGGCCTTCCGCGAGAAGATGCCGGATGCGCGGGTGAGTTTTATCGAGGGATTTCCGGGCGTGGCGTTGCCGCGTTTGCGCGACGGTTCGCTGGATTTCGTCGTGGCCGTCGTCAACCCGGAACGGCTCGGGCCGGAGTTCGATTACATCGAGTTGTATGAGAGCCCATCGGTGATCGTCGCGCGCCAAGGTCATCCGCTCGCGCGGTGCACAACGCTTGCCGGACTCGTCGATGCCGAATGGCTGCTCAATCCATCGCCCGAAAGCTCGACGCGCGAGCTGCTCGATTATTTTGCCGGCAGTGGCTTGCCGGAGCCTAAGAGGGTGATCGAATGTCCGAGCTTTGTGATCGCGCACGGTTTGCTGCGCGGCTCGGACACCGTCGCGGCGTTGCCCGCACCGCTACTCGATCATCCGTGGGTCGGCGATGGACTTGCGGTGCTGCCCATATCGGATTTGCCGCCGGCTATTGCGATTGGGTTGGTGACGCGCCGCGATAGTCCGCTGACGCCGGCGGCGTCCCTGCTGGTTGAGTGCCTGCTGGACGTGGTTGCGTCACGCCGCGCGCTTATTTGA
- a CDS encoding M20 aminoacylase family protein: MLSVDPVVPGIAAIAPEFIAVRRKIHAHPELAFEERATGDLVASLLEQWGYEVTPGVGKTGVVGVLKHGGGTKRIGLRADMDALPIEEATGLPYTSAVPKTMHACGHDGHTAMLLCAARYLAESRQFSGTLTVIFQPAEESYGGARVMMEDGLFERFPCDAIFGLHNMPGFETGCMSFCTGPAMASADRATIVLRGLGGHGALPHLSRDPMPAVGAIILALQSIVAREVDSQKSAVISVGSVKAGDTFNVIPQTAEMKLSIRALDPAVRALLRERITTLIHAQGAAFGVEADIDYEWGYPVLFNHADPTAFSADVATKLLGAQRVDTNARPLMGSEDFAYMLQVVPGSYAWIGNGIEGKGSCMVHNPGYDFNDDILALGASYWVRLAEAYLAD; this comes from the coding sequence ATGCTGTCAGTCGATCCCGTCGTTCCCGGCATTGCCGCCATTGCGCCGGAGTTCATCGCGGTGCGCAGGAAAATTCACGCGCATCCGGAACTCGCATTCGAGGAACGGGCGACCGGGGATCTCGTTGCCAGTTTGCTCGAGCAGTGGGGGTATGAGGTGACGCCTGGTGTCGGCAAAACGGGCGTGGTCGGCGTGCTCAAGCATGGCGGTGGCACGAAGCGCATCGGCCTGCGTGCGGACATGGATGCATTGCCTATCGAGGAAGCGACGGGGCTGCCCTACACGAGCGCCGTGCCGAAAACCATGCACGCGTGCGGCCACGACGGCCATACCGCCATGCTGTTGTGCGCCGCGCGCTACCTGGCGGAAAGCCGCCAGTTCTCGGGCACGCTCACGGTGATTTTCCAGCCCGCCGAGGAAAGCTACGGCGGCGCACGCGTGATGATGGAAGACGGACTTTTCGAGCGCTTTCCCTGCGATGCCATCTTCGGCCTGCACAACATGCCGGGCTTCGAAACAGGTTGCATGAGTTTCTGCACCGGACCTGCGATGGCATCGGCGGACCGGGCGACTATCGTGTTGCGCGGCCTCGGTGGACACGGCGCGCTTCCGCATCTTTCGCGCGATCCCATGCCGGCGGTGGGCGCGATCATCCTGGCCTTGCAGAGCATCGTTGCGCGGGAAGTCGATTCGCAGAAGTCCGCGGTGATCTCGGTGGGCAGCGTGAAGGCCGGCGATACCTTCAACGTCATCCCGCAAACCGCCGAGATGAAACTTTCCATTCGCGCGCTTGACCCCGCCGTGCGCGCGCTCTTGCGCGAGCGCATTACCACGCTCATCCACGCGCAGGGAGCAGCGTTCGGAGTCGAGGCGGACATCGATTACGAATGGGGTTATCCGGTGCTTTTCAATCACGCGGACCCCACGGCATTTTCCGCCGATGTCGCCACGAAACTGCTCGGCGCGCAACGCGTCGACACGAACGCAAGGCCGCTGATGGGCAGCGAGGATTTCGCCTACATGCTGCAGGTCGTGCCGGGTTCGTATGCCTGGATTGGCAACGGAATCGAAGGCAAAGGCAGTTGCATGGTCCATAACCCGGGCTACGACTTCAACGACGACATCCTGGCGCTCGGCGCGAGTTATTGGGTGCGGCTGGCCGAAGCGTATCTCGCTGATTGA